A genomic region of Melopsittacus undulatus isolate bMelUnd1 chromosome 5, bMelUnd1.mat.Z, whole genome shotgun sequence contains the following coding sequences:
- the MRPS33 gene encoding small ribosomal subunit protein mS33, whose amino-acid sequence MSNVSSYALRMARLSAQIFGEVIRPTDSKSMKVVKLFSEQPLAKREEVYNWYPPHNTYYALMKKLRYFGLYRDEHQDFKEEMRRLKKLRGKEKPKKGEGKRALKKK is encoded by the exons ATGTCCAATGTTTCCAGTTACGCCCTTCGAATGGCCCGCCTGAGTGCTCAGATATTCGGAGAAGTTATCAGGCCTACTGACTCAAAATCTATGAAAGTAGTAAAGTTATTCAGTGAGCAGCCTCTGGCCAAGAGGGAGGAGGTCTATAACTGGTATCCTCCTCATAACACCTACTACGCCCTCATGAAGAAACTCCGTTACTTCGGCCTCTACAG GGATGAGCATCAGGACTTTAAGGAGGAGATGAGGCGATTGAAAAAGCTCCGTGGGAAGGAAAAACcaaagaagggagaaggaaagagagctCTCAAGAAGAAATAG